The Chryseobacterium nakagawai genome has a segment encoding these proteins:
- a CDS encoding response regulator transcription factor codes for MEQIKRFFNEKNEVSKDADIDFSQDADYLEAVKALARTTYQSLYVINYQTRGFEYVSENPLFLCGKTSEEVKNLGYAFYFQNVKPEDVEMLIKINEAGFKFYDKIPIEDRKLYSISYDFNLINSKKNMILVNHKLAPMFLTEDGQVWKALCAVSLSNNTSSGNVVLSKEGSDEIWKYDLTADKWEKSEKIKLSSREYEILSLYTSGHTISEIADKLFITADTVKFHRKKLFEKIGVSNIAEALSYAKTNKLL; via the coding sequence ATGGAACAGATTAAAAGATTTTTTAACGAAAAAAATGAGGTCAGTAAAGATGCTGACATTGATTTCAGTCAGGACGCGGATTATCTTGAGGCTGTAAAAGCACTTGCCAGAACCACCTATCAAAGTCTGTATGTTATCAATTATCAAACCAGAGGATTTGAATATGTTTCGGAAAATCCTCTTTTTTTGTGTGGTAAAACCTCAGAAGAAGTAAAGAATCTTGGCTATGCATTCTATTTTCAGAATGTGAAACCGGAGGACGTAGAAATGCTGATTAAAATCAATGAAGCAGGATTTAAATTTTATGATAAGATTCCGATAGAGGATAGGAAGCTATATTCTATTTCCTATGACTTCAATCTTATCAATAGTAAAAAGAATATGATTCTGGTTAATCATAAGCTTGCCCCTATGTTTCTTACTGAAGATGGGCAGGTTTGGAAAGCTTTATGCGCTGTTTCCCTTTCTAATAATACTTCTTCCGGGAATGTAGTCCTTAGTAAGGAAGGCTCTGATGAAATTTGGAAATACGATCTTACAGCAGATAAATGGGAGAAAAGTGAAAAGATAAAATTATCTTCGAGAGAATATGAAATCTTAAGCTTGTATACCAGTGGCCATACAATCAGTGAAATTGCAGATAAACTTTTTATTACGGCAGATACTGTGAAATTTCATCGCAAAAAACTTTTTGAAAAAATTGGAGTAAGCAATATTGCAGAGGCTTTATCCTATGCTAAAACCAATAAGCTGCTTTAA
- a CDS encoding helix-turn-helix transcriptional regulator, which translates to MLYIIMVVVLQALITLTLLLYLIKNRESVLNMLLLYIGVVALDMGYEYFIIQRFGYESVLYEIPGSLRVFKGLIFLYITTYLIHAKWRDRLKYLIAPLTLVVVHHAIALTAKIFDLSWADMAIKSYQVYFAYYSYYWLACLATCIYFLTKYRKNITHPVASNFRYLVYYVLMGVLIFWTVYQLGWDTLIYQKIYSLLFLFQFGWILYVYILTYQHRILEQQNRSHFSAPKETYLYKDLSKIDFETVQNAVVTFYKESNEYLDEEFTLDQLSSHLKISKSDLSITFNKHLNTNFHEYTNRNRIQHFKQILSEDPSASVIDLAFQCGFKSKSTFYKYFKKEFDCLPSQLIH; encoded by the coding sequence ATGTTATACATCATTATGGTAGTTGTACTACAGGCACTTATCACCCTCACTCTATTACTCTATCTCATTAAAAACAGGGAATCTGTTCTGAATATGTTGTTATTGTATATCGGCGTGGTAGCATTGGATATGGGCTATGAATATTTCATTATTCAAAGATTCGGCTATGAATCTGTTCTGTATGAAATTCCTGGAAGTCTACGCGTGTTTAAAGGACTCATTTTTCTATATATTACCACCTACTTAATTCATGCAAAATGGAGAGACCGACTTAAATACCTCATCGCTCCACTCACATTAGTGGTTGTTCATCATGCCATTGCTTTGACAGCAAAAATCTTTGATTTATCCTGGGCGGATATGGCCATAAAATCCTACCAGGTTTATTTTGCATACTATAGCTATTATTGGTTGGCATGTCTTGCTACCTGTATTTATTTCCTGACCAAATACCGTAAAAACATTACTCATCCAGTAGCCAGTAATTTTCGTTATCTGGTTTATTATGTATTAATGGGAGTATTAATTTTTTGGACGGTTTATCAACTGGGCTGGGATACACTGATCTATCAGAAGATATACAGTTTACTATTCCTTTTCCAATTTGGATGGATTTTGTATGTTTATATTTTAACGTACCAGCACAGAATTTTGGAACAACAGAATAGATCTCATTTTTCTGCTCCTAAAGAAACCTATCTGTATAAGGACCTTTCAAAAATAGATTTTGAGACAGTACAAAATGCCGTTGTTACCTTTTATAAGGAAAGTAACGAGTATCTTGATGAAGAGTTTACTCTCGATCAGCTTTCCAGCCATTTAAAAATAAGCAAATCCGATTTAAGTATTACCTTTAATAAACACCTCAATACCAACTTCCACGAATATACCAACAGAAACCGTATCCAACATTTTAAACAGATTTTATCGGAAGATCCTTCTGCAAGTGTCATTGATCTTGCATTTCAATGTGGCTTTAAGTCCAAATCAACTTTTTATAAATATTTTAAGAAAGAATTTGATTGTCTGCCTTCTCAGCTCATCCATTAA